In Flavobacterium gelatinilyticum, a genomic segment contains:
- a CDS encoding FecR family protein: protein MNSNPEIKSLLQKFVLNQCTPEETNEVIVYYKKNQLTDDFPTVEDIQNLLEEMPKMEKQKADDIFMNILSASKEEESSTESVIEMPERRLNYKKYISIAASIIVLLGIGFFYKQNMTSTAVAAEQKFDFKSTDIVLQLENGETQVISEHNSSQVKDAKGNVIGNQNGDKLVYENSSDPEKLVYNTIKIPYGKKFRLQLSDGTFVHLNSGTTLKYPVKFIAGENRQVFLDGEAFFDVAKDKKHPFIVNADDLNVRVLGTHFNVSSYPEDALTDVVLVEGSVGMYESNQEFDAAKNTILKPGFKGSFNKENAKISTKAVITEIYTSWIDGGLTFRNMTFKNIITKLERRYNVTIVNKNEKLANEKFNASFKEESIENVMSYFNDIHGINYTIKNNQILIK, encoded by the coding sequence CAAACGAAGTAATTGTTTATTATAAAAAAAACCAGCTTACAGATGATTTCCCGACTGTAGAAGATATTCAAAATCTTTTGGAGGAAATGCCTAAAATGGAAAAGCAGAAAGCCGATGACATTTTCATGAACATCTTAAGCGCATCAAAAGAAGAAGAATCTTCAACAGAATCTGTAATTGAAATGCCTGAACGAAGATTAAATTACAAAAAATACATTTCGATTGCCGCTTCTATAATTGTTTTATTGGGAATTGGCTTTTTCTACAAACAAAACATGACCAGCACAGCTGTTGCTGCTGAACAAAAATTTGACTTTAAAAGCACCGACATTGTACTGCAGTTAGAAAACGGAGAAACTCAGGTTATTTCTGAGCATAATTCCTCTCAGGTAAAAGATGCAAAAGGAAATGTAATTGGAAACCAGAACGGAGACAAACTGGTTTATGAAAACAGTTCAGATCCTGAAAAACTGGTTTACAATACGATTAAAATTCCGTACGGAAAAAAATTCCGTCTTCAGTTATCAGACGGAACCTTTGTTCACTTAAACTCAGGAACGACTTTAAAATACCCTGTAAAATTTATTGCCGGCGAAAACAGACAGGTTTTTCTTGACGGAGAAGCATTTTTTGATGTGGCCAAAGACAAAAAACATCCTTTTATAGTAAATGCCGACGACTTAAATGTTCGTGTTTTAGGAACGCATTTCAACGTTTCAAGCTATCCTGAAGACGCTTTAACCGATGTTGTTCTGGTGGAAGGTTCTGTTGGGATGTACGAATCAAATCAGGAGTTTGATGCTGCAAAAAACACCATTTTAAAACCGGGATTTAAAGGAAGCTTTAATAAAGAAAATGCTAAAATTTCCACAAAAGCGGTTATTACAGAGATCTACACCTCCTGGATTGACGGCGGTTTGACGTTTAGAAATATGACTTTCAAAAACATTATTACCAAGCTCGAAAGGCGTTATAATGTTACAATTGTAAACAAAAATGAGAAACTGGCCAATGAAAAATTCAATGCCAGCTTTAAAGAAGAATCTATAGAAAATGTCATGAGTTATTTTAACGACATCCACGGCATTAATTACACGATAAAAAACAATCAAATACTAATTAAATAA